Proteins co-encoded in one Actinobacillus succinogenes 130Z genomic window:
- the corA gene encoding magnesium/cobalt transporter CorA → MINAFALENARLTRLEEDNAALDTAIWLDLLEPTLAEREELQEGLGQSLASFLELEDIEASARFFEDEDGLHLHSFFYCEDENDYADLASVAFTIRDGRLFTLRDRELPAFRLYRMRSRYQRLDECNAYEVLLDLFETKIEQLADVIETGYADLEKLSRVILDGKQGEAFDEALTTLTEQEDTGSKVRMCLMDTQRALSFLVRKTRLPANQLEQAREILRDIESLQPHNDSLFQKVNFLMQAAMGYINIEQNKIMKFFSVVSVMFLPATLVASTYGMNFDFMPELHFKYGYPMAIGLMIAAALTPYLYFKRKGWL, encoded by the coding sequence ATGATTAATGCATTTGCACTTGAAAATGCACGTCTTACCCGTCTTGAGGAAGACAATGCCGCGCTTGATACGGCGATTTGGCTGGATTTATTGGAGCCGACTTTAGCAGAACGTGAAGAACTGCAGGAAGGCTTGGGACAAAGCTTGGCTTCGTTTTTGGAATTGGAAGACATTGAAGCGTCCGCCCGTTTTTTTGAAGATGAAGACGGTTTACATCTGCACTCGTTTTTTTATTGCGAAGACGAAAATGATTATGCGGATTTAGCCTCGGTGGCGTTTACCATCCGCGACGGTCGTCTATTCACTCTGCGTGATCGCGAATTGCCGGCGTTCCGTCTGTATCGAATGCGTTCGCGTTATCAGCGTTTGGACGAGTGTAACGCCTATGAAGTGCTGTTGGATTTGTTCGAAACCAAAATCGAGCAATTGGCGGACGTAATTGAAACCGGTTATGCGGATTTGGAAAAATTAAGCCGCGTGATTTTAGACGGCAAACAGGGCGAAGCTTTTGACGAAGCGTTAACCACGCTGACGGAACAGGAAGACACCGGTTCTAAAGTACGTATGTGTTTGATGGATACTCAACGCGCTTTGAGTTTTCTGGTGCGTAAAACCCGTCTGCCGGCTAACCAGCTGGAACAGGCGCGCGAGATTTTACGCGATATCGAATCTTTGCAACCGCACAATGATTCGCTATTTCAGAAAGTTAATTTTTTAATGCAGGCGGCGATGGGTTATATCAACATCGAGCAGAACAAAATTATGAAATTTTTCTCGGTGGTATCCGTGATGTTTTTACCGGCAACGCTGGTTGCTTCCACTTACGGAATGAACTTCGATTTTATGCCGGAACTGCATTTTAAATACGGTTATCCTATGGCAATCGGCTTAATGATAGCCGCCGCGCTGACACCGTATCTTTATTTCAAACGTAAAGGCTGGCTGTAA
- a CDS encoding HU family DNA-binding protein → MNKTDLIDAIASAASLTKKDAKAALEATLDAITASLKKGDAVQLIGFGTFKVNERKARIGRNPQTGAEIKIAASKAPAFVAGKALKDEVNG, encoded by the coding sequence ATGAACAAAACGGATTTAATTGATGCTATTGCAAGTGCGGCAAGCTTAACCAAAAAAGATGCAAAAGCAGCATTAGAAGCAACTTTAGATGCAATCACAGCAAGCTTGAAAAAAGGTGATGCAGTGCAATTAATCGGCTTTGGTACATTCAAAGTGAACGAACGTAAAGCACGTATCGGTCGTAACCCGCAAACCGGCGCAGAAATCAAAATCGCTGCATCAAAAGCCCCTGCATTCGTAGCAGGTAAAGCATTAAAAGACGAAGTTAACGGCTAA
- a CDS encoding glycosyltransferase family 9 protein, with amino-acid sequence MLHKPLFTSANPPASLCILRLSAIGDVTHALAVVQEIQRFYPKCNITWIVGKAENALLSAVTTGIHFEVYDKKSGWKGVFTLWKKLKNQRFDALLNMQTALRASILSLGIKAKYKIGFGEKRSREGQQFFVDRRIRDPQNPHVLDGFMAFAQEIGVPPFTPRWSLILPSQAKEKARSFLSANQKNLVIAPCSSKAEKDWLAEGYAAVANYAHSHNLHVVLCGSPAPREIKMTEKITALCDFQPTNICGQTTLAELVALIGLADVLIAPDSGPAHIATMTDTPVIGLYAYHNPWRTGPYRNLANVVSVYEQNARKEFGKPSAELPWATKLKTPNLMAQIQTDAVIAQLRRLGF; translated from the coding sequence ATGCTCCATAAACCGTTATTCACTTCCGCGAATCCGCCCGCTTCCCTTTGTATCCTGCGCCTTTCCGCTATCGGCGATGTCACTCACGCTTTAGCCGTGGTACAGGAAATTCAACGCTTTTATCCGAAATGCAACATCACTTGGATCGTCGGTAAAGCGGAAAATGCCTTATTATCCGCTGTCACGACAGGTATCCATTTCGAAGTGTATGATAAAAAAAGCGGCTGGAAGGGAGTGTTTACATTATGGAAAAAGCTGAAAAACCAAAGATTTGATGCCCTACTCAATATGCAAACCGCATTGCGGGCGTCCATACTGTCCTTGGGTATTAAAGCAAAATATAAAATCGGTTTTGGTGAAAAACGCAGCCGGGAAGGACAACAATTTTTTGTAGACCGCCGTATCCGGGATCCGCAAAATCCCCACGTACTCGACGGCTTTATGGCGTTCGCGCAGGAAATCGGTGTGCCGCCGTTTACGCCCCGTTGGTCATTAATTCTGCCGTCACAAGCCAAGGAAAAAGCGCGGTCGTTTTTGAGCGCAAATCAAAAAAATCTGGTTATCGCACCTTGTTCAAGTAAAGCGGAAAAAGACTGGCTGGCGGAAGGGTACGCGGCGGTAGCGAATTATGCTCATTCTCATAATCTGCACGTGGTGCTTTGCGGTTCGCCGGCACCTCGTGAAATCAAAATGACGGAAAAAATCACCGCACTTTGCGATTTTCAGCCGACCAATATTTGCGGACAAACCACATTGGCGGAATTGGTTGCGCTGATCGGACTGGCGGATGTGCTTATCGCGCCGGATAGCGGACCGGCACACATCGCCACTATGACAGACACGCCGGTTATCGGTTTATACGCCTATCACAACCCTTGGCGCACAGGACCTTACCGTAATTTAGCGAACGTGGTTTCCGTTTACGAACAAAACGCCCGGAAAGAATTCGGCAAACCTTCCGCCGAATTACCTTGGGCAACCAAGCTGAAAACGCCCAATCTGATGGCGCAGATTCAAACGGACGCCGTCATCGCACAACTTCGGCGGTTGGGTTTTTAA
- a CDS encoding 3-deoxy-D-manno-octulosonic acid kinase, giving the protein MLEIRQNHCFYLFNWDEPRQDQTRFFSPEFWRRQGRISGTAQGRGITWFLQTVDLFGVNAALRHYYRGGLWGKINRDRYTFTSLENTRSFAEFRLLSRLHQAGMPVPKPLAAKVEKLSLGGYRADILTEKVENARDLTALLQTENLSDEAWRQIGKLIRRLHDLQICHTDLNAHNILVQQVKEQEKYWLLDFDKCGEKSGDFWKAQNLARLKRSFLKEAARMGIRFTEGDWKNLLKGYQN; this is encoded by the coding sequence ATGCTCGAGATTAGACAAAATCATTGTTTTTATCTGTTTAATTGGGACGAACCCCGTCAGGATCAAACCCGTTTCTTTTCCCCCGAATTTTGGCGGCGGCAGGGACGTATCTCGGGGACGGCACAAGGGCGGGGAATTACGTGGTTTCTGCAGACCGTCGATTTGTTCGGCGTCAATGCCGCTTTGCGTCATTATTATCGCGGCGGTTTATGGGGAAAAATCAATCGGGATCGTTATACTTTCACATCCTTAGAGAATACACGCAGTTTTGCCGAATTTCGCTTACTGTCGCGTCTTCATCAGGCGGGAATGCCTGTGCCGAAGCCATTGGCGGCAAAAGTGGAAAAACTGTCGTTGGGCGGCTATCGTGCGGATATTTTGACGGAAAAGGTTGAAAATGCCCGTGATTTGACCGCACTTTTGCAAACCGAAAATTTGTCGGATGAGGCATGGCGACAAATCGGGAAACTGATTCGTCGTCTGCATGATTTGCAGATTTGTCATACGGACTTAAATGCGCACAATATTCTGGTTCAGCAGGTTAAAGAGCAGGAAAAATATTGGTTGTTGGACTTTGATAAGTGCGGTGAAAAATCAGGTGATTTTTGGAAAGCGCAAAATTTGGCGCGGTTGAAGCGTTCTTTTTTGAAAGAAGCGGCACGAATGGGGATTCGTTTCACCGAAGGGGACTGGAAAAACTTACTGAAAGGGTATCAAAATTGA
- a CDS encoding YjaG family protein, whose amino-acid sequence MRNPIHKRLEHFESWQHLTFMACLCERMYPNYQLFCQVTEQQANAKVYQNILNLVWEFLTVKSAKINFENQLEKLENIIPDVNEYEFFGIVPALDACEALSELLHGLIAGFCLEHAVRISQLSIQTVITMLETQENRNFNEQDLKNAVEITDELDVQWQIYRTLNECEERDIHVILDLKNEIRITGVSNIGIKI is encoded by the coding sequence ATGAGAAACCCGATTCATAAACGTCTGGAACATTTTGAAAGCTGGCAACACCTCACTTTTATGGCGTGTCTGTGCGAACGCATGTACCCTAATTACCAGTTGTTCTGTCAGGTTACCGAACAACAGGCAAATGCAAAAGTTTACCAAAATATTCTGAATCTGGTGTGGGAATTCCTCACCGTAAAAAGTGCGAAAATTAATTTCGAAAATCAACTGGAAAAATTAGAAAATATCATTCCCGATGTGAATGAGTACGAATTTTTCGGTATCGTACCCGCGTTGGATGCCTGCGAAGCATTATCCGAACTGCTGCACGGTCTGATCGCGGGCTTTTGTCTGGAACATGCGGTTCGCATCAGTCAGTTGTCTATTCAAACCGTCATTACCATGCTGGAAACGCAAGAAAATCGAAATTTTAATGAACAAGATTTAAAAAATGCGGTCGAAATTACAGACGAGTTGGATGTGCAATGGCAAATCTACCGAACCTTAAACGAATGTGAAGAACGCGATATTCATGTAATTTTAGACCTGAAAAATGAAATTAGGATTACCGGAGTTTCAAATATCGGGATTAAAATCTAA
- the nudC gene encoding NAD(+) diphosphatase — protein MNAIQIQDCGFWLIHVNQDIYFPDNNLPFGTAESLNLTHRNAARIGEWEGYPLFVVKEDPAEQREWTALRSLLRLPEEKFYLLNRGVELNYFLKTHRRCGKCGHQTEMARDEWAVQCQNDACGYRTYPVICPSIIVAVRRGKEILLANHTRHMPKNGGSGMYTTLAGFVEIGESFEQTVEREVFEETGLKVKNIRYFGSQPWAFPNSQMVGFLADYDSGEIRLQEDELNDARWFHCDQPLPELPPEGTIALKLINATLNICRQA, from the coding sequence ATGAACGCTATTCAAATACAGGATTGTGGATTCTGGCTGATTCATGTAAATCAGGATATTTATTTCCCCGATAACAATTTACCTTTCGGCACGGCAGAATCGTTAAATTTAACTCATCGTAACGCCGCCCGAATCGGCGAATGGGAGGGCTATCCCTTATTCGTGGTGAAAGAAGATCCCGCCGAACAACGGGAATGGACGGCTTTACGTTCGCTACTGCGTCTGCCCGAAGAAAAATTCTATCTGCTCAACCGCGGAGTGGAATTGAATTATTTCCTGAAAACCCACCGACGTTGCGGCAAATGCGGTCACCAAACCGAAATGGCTCGCGACGAATGGGCGGTTCAATGTCAAAATGACGCCTGCGGTTACCGAACTTATCCTGTTATTTGCCCGTCCATTATCGTCGCCGTGCGCAGAGGAAAAGAAATATTATTGGCAAATCACACCCGCCACATGCCGAAAAACGGCGGTTCGGGCATGTACACCACATTGGCGGGGTTTGTGGAAATCGGTGAAAGCTTCGAACAAACCGTAGAACGGGAAGTCTTTGAAGAAACCGGTTTGAAAGTAAAAAATATCCGTTATTTCGGTAGCCAGCCTTGGGCTTTCCCGAATTCACAAATGGTAGGTTTTCTGGCGGATTACGACAGCGGAGAAATCCGTTTGCAGGAGGACGAACTGAACGACGCCCGCTGGTTCCATTGTGATCAACCCTTGCCCGAACTCCCGCCGGAAGGAACGATTGCGTTAAAATTAATCAACGCAACGTTAAACATCTGCCGTCAGGCGTAA
- a CDS encoding TAXI family TRAP transporter solute-binding subunit, whose translation MSKIAKFILWAGLSLTALSAQARDGVTIGTGGQTGVYYVAGQSICQLVNRHTDFACKAPSTGASLANLDAIAEQSLDMGIVQSDWQYHAYHGSDAFAGKANPKLRAVFSLHAEPFTVMARDDAEITMFDDIRGKRVNIGDEGSGTRATMNVIMRMKNWTNDDFRMLTELQPGELAEVICRNHLDVITYSAGNPNGTFKEAANECETHLVPVTGAEIDKLVAEYPYYAKAVIPAKTYKGTDKPVETFGVYATLVTSEDVDADKVYAVVKAVFDNFDRFKRTHPVFAHLSREEMIRNALSAPLHQGAERYYREQGWLK comes from the coding sequence ATGAGCAAAATAGCGAAATTTATCCTGTGGGCGGGATTGTCGTTAACGGCATTGTCGGCGCAGGCGAGAGACGGGGTGACAATCGGTACGGGAGGACAAACGGGCGTCTATTATGTGGCGGGGCAGTCCATTTGTCAGTTGGTGAACCGGCATACTGACTTTGCCTGCAAAGCGCCGTCTACCGGCGCATCGTTAGCCAATTTGGACGCCATTGCCGAACAATCGCTGGACATGGGGATTGTGCAGTCGGATTGGCAATATCATGCCTATCACGGTTCGGATGCGTTTGCCGGCAAAGCCAACCCGAAACTACGTGCGGTATTTTCCCTGCATGCGGAACCGTTCACCGTAATGGCGCGTGACGATGCTGAAATCACGATGTTCGACGACATCAGAGGTAAACGGGTAAATATCGGCGATGAGGGCTCCGGCACGCGCGCCACTATGAACGTTATTATGCGAATGAAAAATTGGACGAACGATGATTTCCGTATGCTTACGGAATTACAGCCGGGCGAGCTTGCCGAAGTGATTTGCCGCAATCATCTGGATGTGATTACTTACAGCGCGGGTAATCCGAACGGTACCTTCAAAGAAGCCGCCAACGAATGCGAAACCCATTTAGTGCCGGTTACCGGCGCTGAAATCGATAAGCTGGTGGCGGAGTATCCCTATTATGCCAAGGCTGTTATTCCGGCTAAAACCTATAAAGGCACGGATAAGCCGGTGGAGACCTTCGGTGTTTATGCTACGCTGGTGACGTCGGAAGATGTGGATGCGGATAAAGTTTATGCGGTAGTGAAAGCCGTGTTTGACAATTTCGACCGTTTCAAACGTACCCATCCGGTGTTTGCTCATCTCAGCCGGGAAGAGATGATTCGCAATGCCTTGTCGGCACCGTTACACCAAGGGGCCGAGCGTTATTATCGCGAACAGGGTTGGCTAAAATAA
- the rluA gene encoding bifunctional tRNA pseudouridine(32) synthase/23S rRNA pseudouridine(746) synthase RluA encodes MALIEYHPPKTPYLDIIHHDNHILVVNKPSGLLSVPGNQPQYYDSAMSRVKEKYGFCEPAHRLDMATSGIILFAMSKLADSELKRQFRERQTEKFYQAVVWGHPKQDSGTVNLPLICDWENRPRQRIDFNAGKSAVTKFEVLERLPNNSTRLKLTPITGRSHQLRLHMLALGHPILGDKFYAHPQAKAMAPRLYLHAESLTITHPVTGEAMTFRCPADF; translated from the coding sequence ATGGCATTAATTGAATATCATCCTCCTAAAACGCCTTATTTGGATATCATTCACCATGATAATCACATTCTGGTCGTGAACAAGCCCAGCGGGTTATTGTCCGTGCCGGGCAATCAGCCGCAATATTATGACAGCGCCATGAGCCGCGTGAAGGAAAAATACGGATTCTGCGAACCCGCTCATCGGCTGGATATGGCTACCAGCGGTATTATTCTGTTTGCCATGAGCAAACTGGCGGACAGCGAACTGAAACGCCAGTTTCGCGAACGGCAAACGGAAAAGTTTTACCAGGCCGTGGTGTGGGGACATCCTAAACAGGATAGCGGTACGGTGAATCTGCCGCTGATTTGTGATTGGGAAAACCGCCCCCGTCAGCGCATAGATTTCAACGCAGGCAAAAGCGCGGTCACAAAATTTGAAGTTTTAGAACGCCTGCCTAATAACAGCACGCGGCTGAAGTTAACGCCGATTACCGGGCGTTCCCACCAGCTGCGATTGCATATGCTGGCATTAGGTCATCCTATTTTAGGTGATAAATTCTACGCCCATCCGCAGGCGAAAGCCATGGCGCCACGTTTATATCTGCATGCGGAAAGCCTGACGATTACACATCCCGTCACGGGCGAGGCGATGACTTTCCGTTGTCCCGCGGATTTTTAA
- a CDS encoding NAD(P)/FAD-dependent oxidoreductase: MKNIVIVGGGAGGLELATFLGHKLGRKNRANVTLVDRNQTHLWKPLLHEVATGVLDAETDAVSYRAHAFNHHFNFEQGSIARIDRTNKYVELAPVYGKEGDMIVVARRIPYDYLVLAIGSKSNDFKTKGVAENCIFLDSPDQALRFQHKMLELFLKFSENNALAEIGEDDSKQSLVQEGKVNIAIVGGGATGVELSAELFNATRHLSSYGYGKIDAGHLRVTLIEAGDRLLPALPQRISDSVRKELEELGITVKTDTMITEATKNSLLTKDGEEIKADLMVWAAGVRVSAITQQFDGLELNRINQICVKNSLQTTVDDSIFAIGDCAFLLQKDGTPVPPRGQAANQMATVCGQNIVALFDNKPLKNFSYFDKGSLVSLSKFTALGNITTGKKTSMTIEGRLARLAYISLYRLHQQKLHGCFKTGLIILIGRLNRFIRPSLKLY, from the coding sequence ATGAAAAATATTGTAATTGTCGGAGGCGGCGCCGGCGGATTAGAGCTGGCGACTTTCTTAGGGCATAAGCTGGGGCGTAAAAACCGCGCCAATGTTACTTTGGTGGATCGCAATCAAACCCATCTGTGGAAGCCGTTACTGCACGAGGTGGCAACCGGTGTGTTGGATGCGGAAACCGATGCCGTAAGCTATCGCGCCCATGCGTTTAATCATCATTTCAATTTCGAACAGGGTTCCATTGCACGGATAGACCGCACCAACAAATATGTGGAATTGGCGCCGGTTTACGGCAAAGAGGGCGATATGATCGTAGTGGCGCGTCGTATTCCTTACGATTACTTGGTGCTGGCTATCGGCAGTAAATCCAATGATTTTAAAACCAAAGGAGTGGCGGAAAACTGCATTTTCCTGGATTCGCCGGATCAGGCATTACGTTTCCAGCACAAAATGTTGGAATTATTCCTGAAGTTTTCCGAAAATAACGCTTTGGCGGAAATCGGCGAAGACGACAGCAAACAGTCTTTGGTTCAGGAAGGTAAAGTTAATATCGCAATCGTGGGCGGCGGCGCTACCGGCGTAGAATTATCCGCCGAACTGTTCAACGCTACCCGGCACTTGTCATCTTACGGTTACGGCAAAATCGACGCAGGGCATTTGCGGGTGACCCTGATTGAGGCGGGCGACCGTTTATTGCCGGCATTACCGCAACGCATTTCCGATTCGGTGCGTAAAGAACTGGAAGAATTAGGCATTACGGTGAAAACCGACACCATGATTACTGAAGCTACTAAAAACAGTTTGCTGACCAAAGACGGGGAAGAAATCAAAGCGGATTTAATGGTTTGGGCAGCGGGCGTACGGGTGTCCGCGATCACTCAGCAATTTGACGGCCTAGAATTAAACCGCATTAATCAAATCTGTGTCAAAAACAGTTTACAGACCACGGTGGACGACAGCATTTTCGCTATCGGCGATTGTGCGTTCCTGCTGCAAAAAGACGGCACACCCGTGCCGCCGCGAGGTCAGGCTGCGAACCAGATGGCAACGGTATGCGGACAAAATATTGTGGCGTTGTTCGATAATAAGCCGTTGAAAAATTTCAGTTATTTCGATAAAGGTTCATTAGTGTCCTTATCTAAATTCACCGCGTTAGGGAACATTACTACGGGCAAGAAAACCTCTATGACTATAGAAGGACGTCTGGCGCGGTTGGCGTATATTTCCCTGTATCGCCTGCATCAGCAAAAATTACACGGCTGTTTTAAAACCGGGCTAATCATTCTTATCGGACGTTTAAACCGTTTTATTCGTCCGTCGTTGAAACTGTATTAA
- a CDS encoding universal stress protein, translating into MYKNLLIAIDLNNLASAKYVVDTCLQLTANEVNPVYRVVTIIEPVDDSFISAFLPKNFDKSVMEEACKALHAFTEASFPAGAKVQHIVAHGTIYEEINRIAEEKKVDLIVMLASSKPNALGLSTNTVKVARFSDKPVLVLR; encoded by the coding sequence ATGTATAAAAATTTACTGATAGCCATTGATTTAAATAATCTCGCGAGTGCGAAATATGTGGTCGATACTTGTTTGCAACTGACGGCGAACGAGGTTAATCCCGTGTATCGGGTGGTCACGATTATCGAACCTGTGGACGACAGTTTTATTTCCGCTTTTTTGCCGAAGAATTTTGATAAATCGGTGATGGAAGAAGCCTGCAAAGCTCTGCATGCCTTTACCGAAGCCAGTTTCCCGGCAGGAGCGAAAGTACAGCATATTGTGGCGCACGGTACGATTTATGAAGAAATCAACCGTATTGCGGAAGAGAAAAAGGTGGACCTCATCGTAATGCTTGCCAGCAGTAAACCTAATGCGCTAGGGCTCAGTACCAATACGGTGAAAGTGGCGCGGTTTTCGGATAAGCCGGTGTTGGTTTTGCGTTAG
- the hemE gene encoding uroporphyrinogen decarboxylase has product MSQLKNDRYLRALLREPVDYTPVWMMRQAGRYLPEYKATRAQAGDFMSLCRNAELACEVTLQPLRRYDLDAAILFSDILTVPDAMGLGLSFGAGEGPKFARPVENAAMVENLPIPDPETELQYVMNAVRTIRRELQGEVPLIGFSGSPWTLATYMVEGGSSKAFTKIKKMMYADPQTLHKLLDKVSDAVILYLNAQIKAGAQAVMIFDTWGGVLAHRDYPDFSLQYMQKIVAGLIRENDGRKVPITLFTKGGGLWLEQIANSGCDAVGVDWTVNLAEAKAKIGHKVALQGNMDPSVLYARPARIRQEVRSILADFGNGSGHVFNLGHGIHQDVPVENPKIFVDAVHEYSKAYHK; this is encoded by the coding sequence ATGAGCCAATTGAAAAACGATCGTTATCTCCGAGCCTTACTGCGCGAACCCGTAGATTACACGCCGGTATGGATGATGCGTCAGGCCGGGCGTTATCTGCCGGAATACAAAGCTACCCGTGCGCAAGCGGGCGATTTTATGTCGCTGTGCCGCAATGCGGAACTCGCCTGTGAAGTCACGTTACAGCCGTTGCGTCGTTACGATTTGGATGCCGCCATTTTATTTTCCGATATTTTAACCGTGCCGGATGCGATGGGACTCGGATTAAGCTTCGGTGCCGGCGAAGGGCCGAAATTCGCCCGACCCGTCGAAAATGCCGCCATGGTGGAAAATCTGCCGATACCCGATCCCGAAACGGAATTGCAATATGTAATGAACGCGGTGCGTACCATTCGTCGCGAATTGCAAGGCGAAGTGCCGTTAATCGGCTTTTCCGGCAGCCCGTGGACATTAGCTACTTACATGGTGGAAGGCGGTTCCAGCAAAGCCTTCACTAAAATTAAAAAGATGATGTACGCTGATCCGCAAACCTTACACAAATTATTGGATAAAGTCAGCGATGCGGTGATTTTATATCTGAACGCCCAAATTAAAGCCGGCGCTCAGGCAGTGATGATTTTCGACACCTGGGGCGGCGTACTGGCTCATCGTGACTATCCGGATTTCTCGCTGCAATACATGCAAAAAATTGTCGCCGGTTTAATCCGCGAAAACGACGGACGCAAAGTACCGATTACCCTCTTCACCAAAGGCGGCGGACTGTGGCTGGAACAAATTGCAAACAGCGGTTGTGACGCCGTCGGTGTGGATTGGACGGTCAACTTAGCTGAAGCGAAAGCCAAAATCGGTCACAAAGTAGCATTGCAGGGCAATATGGACCCGTCGGTATTATATGCCCGGCCGGCACGTATTCGGCAGGAAGTGCGGTCGATTTTGGCGGATTTTGGTAACGGCAGCGGGCATGTATTCAATTTAGGACACGGCATTCATCAGGATGTGCCGGTGGAAAACCCGAAAATTTTCGTGGATGCCGTTCATGAATATTCCAAAGCTTATCACAAATAA